A segment of the Microcystis aeruginosa FD4 genome:
GAGAGATTTTTTTATTTTGTGAAGAAGGAAACTGGGAAACTTCCCAATCCGATCGTCGATATAGAAGCATGGTTGGCTGGCAAGAATGCGGCCGGTCTGAACCGGTGGGAAGTTTATTACGAGCTTTTCGAGAAATCGGAGGGACGAGCGAACAAACAAAAAACGGGGAAAGAACAAACCCCCAAAAAGCTCTCCTTTTCAGAACGAAACGAAACGAAGCGATTGGCGAGATTAGCGGGCGAAAAATGGATCGACCCGTGGGGTCTAGAAAGTGATGTATGATTCTGCGTTGCCCCCCCAGAATATCGAGGCCGAGGAATCTATTTTAGGGGGAATTCTCCTCGACCCCAAGGCGATGGGACGGATCGTCGATTTTCTAGCCGCCGATGCGTTTTACCTTCGTTCCCATCAAGAAATCTACCGAGCGGCGGTCTTTCTTCACGGCAAGGGAAAGCCCACAGACGTGATGACGGTTTCCAGTTGGCTGCAGGATTACCAGCTTCTCGACGAGGTGGGAGGGATTCCTCGACTATTACAGCTAATCGAGCGCACGGTATCGGCCGCCAACATCGATCGCTACGCCGAGTTGGTGATGGATAAGTATGTCCGTCGTCAGTTGATCGGGACGGGAGGCAAGGTCATCGAGTTGGCCCGCGACACGACGCGAGAGTTGGACGAGGTACTGGACGGAGCGGAACAGGAAGTATTTCTGGTATCGAACTGGGGACGGACGACGCGAACCCTCTCCAATGGCGAGGTGGCGAGTGCTGCCTTCACGGAATTGGAGAAAAATAACCCGATTTACCCCACGGGCTTACGGGAGTTGGACAATCTAATCGTCGGTTTCGAGCCTGGAACGTTGACCCTGCTCGCGGGGCGACCGTCGATGGGGAAGTCCCAAGCCGCCTTATTTCTCGCCTTACAGATGATGGTCGCCCGACGGATACCTGTGGTTTTCTTCTCGTTGGAGATGACCGCCCAACAGCTAGAGTACCGTCTGTGGAGTTTGTTGAGCGTTCACCCGCACTATTGCGATTGTGGGTTTTACCCGCTCCGAAGCGGTCGGATCAGGCAACACCGGGCGGGACTGGCTCCACTTACCGAGCGGGAACATGAAACGATCGCCAGGGTGTTAGGAATCGCCACCGAGTTGCCCCTTTATTTGAACGACGATCGGGGAACAACGGTCGTGGGCATCGCCTCGGAATGCCGCCGCCTCATCAGCGAGAAAAAGAAGCCAGGTTTGGTGGTGGTGGACTATCTTCAGATGATGGCCGACGATTCCCCCAACGGCAACCGCAGTTACGAGTTGGGCAATGTCGCCCGGGGACTGTACAAAATGGCGGGGGATTTAAACGTGCCAGTTCTCGCACTCTCCCAGATATCGCGGGCAGTAGAGGGACGCAACAATAAACGCCCCCTCATGGCCGATCTCAGTCAATCGGGAATTCTGGAGATGGTCTCCGATAACGTTGTCCTGCTCTATCGCGATGAATATTACAACCCCGATAGTTCCGATCG
Coding sequences within it:
- the dnaB gene encoding replicative DNA helicase, producing the protein MYDSALPPQNIEAEESILGGILLDPKAMGRIVDFLAADAFYLRSHQEIYRAAVFLHGKGKPTDVMTVSSWLQDYQLLDEVGGIPRLLQLIERTVSAANIDRYAELVMDKYVRRQLIGTGGKVIELARDTTRELDEVLDGAEQEVFLVSNWGRTTRTLSNGEVASAAFTELEKNNPIYPTGLRELDNLIVGFEPGTLTLLAGRPSMGKSQAALFLALQMMVARRIPVVFFSLEMTAQQLEYRLWSLLSVHPHYCDCGFYPLRSGRIRQHRAGLAPLTEREHETIARVLGIATELPLYLNDDRGTTVVGIASECRRLISEKKKPGLVVVDYLQMMADDSPNGNRSYELGNVARGLYKMAGDLNVPVLALSQISRAVEGRNNKRPLMADLSQSGILEMVSDNVVLLYRDEYYNPDSSDRDVLELIVGKARHGLTGTARCLFDKSYGLLTELPGGNHGN